From the Vespa velutina chromosome 5, iVesVel2.1, whole genome shotgun sequence genome, the window atagtatgtacatatataagtaaagtTGAAATAACTAAAGTACAATATATAGAGTAATAGGAAtgttaagaagaagaaaacaagaaaaaagtagtgagtgagagagagagagagagagagagagaagggataaGAAAACACTATAGTTCAGTAGTAAACTGATTGATCCGTGCAATTGTTCATGGATTCGCGATTGTCTCATACCATGGATATGGAgctcaaagaagaaaagagaaagagattatattgagaatcgaaagaaactgataaaaaggagagaagagagagagagagagagagagagagagaaagaaaaaagagaaagagagagagaaaggaaagaagcgaatgaaagagaaaaagagctcGAGATAGTCggactttcttttctttcgttttatcctCGAAGAAGTCGGATTCATTCGGTCAATCGATCGTCCAAGCATTTACCATCCCCTAACATCGCAATCTTTATAtgtttgttgttttctttcttattcatcAATTGTACTGTTTCATGGAATTGAAGCTTGGCGCCGATGTCATCGCATTTAAATCGACGCTTGCATCATTTCATCGAAGTGATTATTCGAATTGAGGAAAATCTTTAAGATCTTCGAATCAATTATCTCGATGAAGAAAACTCACGAGATTCTCGACTTTTGTCTTTGTTTAAAAATCCATCGtatcttcttttctgtttAAAAGCTAAAGACGTTCTTCGTCTTTCTGAGAATCACTAATGTCGATTCATGAATCTTTCGATTCTTTTAAATCCGctcttatatatttacgttcgATCGTTCAAGTTTGTCTTTTGGAAATGCGTTCTATTGTCTTCAAGAAACGAGGGATCTTTTCTTTGTCGCAATTAATAgacgatatgaaaaaaataattcacatttttattcatactttattaaatgaaatatttttttggtaTGAATGGCGTTCTTTCTTTGATGATGGAATTCGCATAAATCGAAAGTTGAAGGATGAGTATATTAAGGcaatgattaattaaacatgcttttgtttaatatatatattatatatatatatatatacatattcttttgttttcgataagaataaaatcatagtttatttgttgttttaattcaatatatataatgtatgtatatatatatatatatatatatatatgtgtgtgtgtgtgtgtgttatgaTATGAGTGATTAATACgggtattatttataatgccCAGTTGTTATGAATAATGACAAACAAAATCGGGCAGAGTAATAAATTTCACATTATTTGTcataatttatcattgatcAATATGAATACTGCTATCATCGGAcaaagtgataataatgatttctttttgataGTATTAGAAGCTGTAGAGGTGTTTgtgggagagagaagagaagaggagtaATAATCCGACTGCGATCCGATTTGCGTCATGGGTGCGCATTGCATTTAGCATCGAATTGCAAATTGATCCTGCAAGTACTGTAGTTAATTTTGTCGgacattttaattctttttctttttttttcttttttcttttcattcgtaagaaattttctagtattttcttataaagaaCTTTTCCATGTcatattgagaaagaaaagaaagaagaatctcGACTTGAGCCGATATATAGCGCTAAGAACATTGAGAAGAAAACGTGATATCCACTTTTCATACCACCTAATTAGTTATTTAAAGTGatctttagaattttttaaaattgaaaatttaataaaaaattgatataaaataaaatcgaatagtgtaaaaagtttattacagaaaactatataaaaagatataatcctaaaattgaaatttattacattgtgTTATGAATTAATTGTTATGAATTAATTGTAAGTGATTAATACAAgcattatgaataataacgaataaaaaagtcaATAATTATGCATATTCGAAACatgttatatagaaatatattattttattaatatgatccgtatataatatgaaattgttttaatttgaaaatacattgaaataattcacaaaaattaataatgcttGATGCTAAggtacattatttttatttttttctctcttcttttttttttttttcttttctttccttttttcttttttagatcaAATTGCTCAAAGGGACTTAGTAGTTTTGTCCTTAATGTATGATCagtaaaagaaattgattattaGACTGCACAgtcgtttttaattattattcgtaatgGCCggacattataaataatgatcaattaatcatttgacctgtaaaaatatatattatatatttagagaACTTTTTACTTGAAATTTTTCGAGAATAATTGGAACCttgttgatttttaattttcgaagGAATATTCTTTGTTATAATTTCATGTATCGTCTTATCTACCTGGGCAAGTTATATGAGTCATTTCTCGGTTCTCCTTGAAGTAGATTCTAGCAAGAATATGCAAACGTCGTTTACGTTTGGAATACTAAGCATCCTGGATATAATATTAAGCAAACACATGCAAATTTGTGCAGAAGTAATTGTCGATATTTTGATAGACGAttctatagataataaatatttgttattttattgataacatTAAATATAGTATAGATATAAGAAGTAGAATATTAGCATAATTCCCGGTTCGATGGATCGGCAAATCGCTCTCTTTTCAGTTGTTTCCATCGAAGCGAAAATACGCATAAAACAACCCACGTGATTTTGTGCACGGATCACGCTTTTTTGAACTAACATTGTCAACGCCAATGATAGTCGAGGCCAACTTGAACTATTTTGACGTTGTAATGGATGAGATGATTCAAGATAATTCATATGGAAAggtataatgtacatatatatatatatatatatatatatatatatatatatatatatatacatatatatattcttttctatctatatattctatctatatatatatataatattgtatatgtggatttataggaatatatttatgatataaaaattatttatcgttctatataataatgaaatattaataatattttaataataaaatattttttttctattactaatatgtttatagaaattatatttttgtttcaattgAATGATCTTCAATAGTTttgtacatttataaaatattcgttgTTTCTAATATTCGATATTCCTAGAGAAGGAACAAAGAACGATGAGCTGTGAATGTTAATAGATTATCGAAGATATCGATTCAAgattaattatgtaattagGAGACAGGAAATTATTtcgtgtatatgtacataaatgtgtgcgtatgcgtatgtatatatgtatgtttctaGGAACGACACATCTAATGTCTCGATCTAAGCTTCAAATGTATTCGGCTCTACGTTCTATCTACCCATCTATTTACCTAACTGTCGGTGCTTCGGTTTGTTTCCAATGTATACACTATACAGTCGCTGTAGCACTTCACGATACTAGATACTAGTTGAAGTAACACTTCACGATACTAGATATGTCCAAAGATAATATTCGGACGTTTACATgggagagtatatatatatatattgtataacttGGTCGTTTGGTACGATCAGCctaaaaaatttgtatcgtTCGGTATcgtaatttcatatatatctttgaaaattttgtcaatgacggtgtaaaaaataaaattgttatcattttttttttattttatatattttactaatgatccaatggaattttttttgtGTAATATCATTCAtaacatttattcattttatcattgaatcgaatatattttaagagctattctatctaatatttttattatagaaaaattaattttctttcatttatacgtaaaaaggatatatttgaaaagaggaaacaatgaaagataaagtaaaatgtaaaaatgtaatGAATAAAATCGTGTGAATTTGTTCATaggaataatttttgattataattaattctaaaattGTGCTATAGctgatacacacacacacatatatatatatatatatatatatatatatacttcataaatttataattaaatatataaatactttcgttatttttactttccaAATGatttatgctttttttttttttaagacacGTAAGATTCCTTTTACAAGAGAAACGTATATTACatagaaagatgaaaaggagAAATGTTGTCGTGCAATTTGTAGAAATAGCGGTTGCAAGAAACTTCTCTAACAAGAGAAAAGATGTAATCCTCTGGTTGATGTatcataaaattcaattttaaggTAGACTGAAACGAAACTAAAGATACGACGGATGAACGGCATTAATCAGGAAATTCGGTCCAGTAACATGACCACGTCTACATTTAATTCATCTGAAAGTCATTCGCTTTtgtcattattacattttttctttttctttcaaagcttacagaaagattaaaaacgggatttaaagagatatttgaaaatgtaGATTGAAAAATTCTACATAGTACATTAACaaacaaaagtaataaaaggaaGATACGTCAAATgcaagaattttatatatgttttaggaagcaataaaaaaaaaaagaaaaaaaaaaaaaaaaaaagaaaagaaaaaaaaaagaaagaaaaagaaaagagagaaaaatcctAAAGTAAAATTGATAGGATACAACGAAGGTTAGTTCTGTAAGTAAAAGTACTTGATatcttataaaagaaatcaaagagaTTCACtcgaaatattaatctttCGAGGTGATGGTTcaaatcaagaaaatatttaagtccaggaaaaagagaaaaaatgaatttttttataagtttgGTTAGTCattttcgatgatttttaaaCCTTCAACACTGATAGCACGTAGATTGCTATGAGAGAATAATCAACATACATAAATGAGGGTATAGGTAAATGTTAGGTTTGTGGAAAGCTGATGGGATTATTAGACCATCTAGCTagttaaataatgtaatataaattactttcAAAGATAATTAGATCATTTTTCCCTAAATATACAGTATGATTCTAAAAGGTGTCCCGTTATATTGAaacaatgtaaaagaaaaatgtaagaacGAAAGCGTACAAGTATTTTACTTTGGAaccaattaatttttctttataacgtTCTTTATACAAGTAGACAATTTATAGTCCTGTCTAAACTATCACGATAACAATGTTATTCACGGAAATAACTGTCTTTTCTGCTTAACTATTCGTAAGATAAAGTTAATGGTActcgtagatttttttttttcgtgctcGTTTGATCGTTCAACCGCTATTCGTAGAACATTTTCTTGCTTGTAATGTCTGATCATTAATGACTATACTCCTTGCATGTCAACTATGGATAATTTATGGATGGATAATTGGCAGGAATTCGTTCGAGTCTCGTTAACATTCCCCTTACGATGATTCAAcatagaattaatttaatatagatcGTGCGAGCTTCAAGTTACGAGGTTCTTTAACTCTTCACATTTATCATCGggaggtttttcttttttttttttttctttttcttttacgtttcttttatttccttttcatccACCTTGTTCATaactgtttctttctcttctgacgtaacgatcgataaaaaagactGAAACGGTCTTTCGTTTAACGTTTCACTTATTtctttacattaatatttgttcgtttttctttttccctttttttttttccttttttctttattttcttttcatttatacaaaattacacgatttaatcataattgccttttatataatttcgttattgttattgttatttccatATCGTTAAGTTTGATAATAGCTTAATTGATCCATTTGCTTCCTGGTTGGATTCGCACCGTCATGTTTGTTATTTGCAAATGAGCTTGCAAACACGTCGACTCGTTATTTTAGATCGTCCAGAGGGAATAAAACTTATGATAAAGGTACGCTTATCCAtacattattatgtattatattttaattcttatagAACTAGTTGTAACGAGCGTCATCCATGAATTCGGATTATGGATTCGCCTAATATACAGTACACTTGAAACGCTAACAAGCGATTATATCTGACGACATGAACGATGAttatacgcatatacatacactagcgaaggtgtgtgtgtgtgtgtgtgtgtgtgtgtatgtgtgtgtatgtgtgtgctcATACCTGGTATATGTGTAAGCAAGTACAAAGCGATCATAGATCTAAATTACAGACAGCGTTAACAaatccgttattattatatttgctaTTTTAGATAGCTCATTATAATGGCATGTTTTGATGGattatctttcgtttattattattatttctttagcaacaaataataaagaaataataaaaaataataagaaaatggaGAGACGtgttaaattgttaaaaatattaataaaaaattaatacgttTCTCTTATTGTACGAATGAagttaattattgttaaaatgagataataaaaatgaaaaaaaataatattttcgattgacGTATCTCGCGATTTTGGTCGCgtgaaaatgtattttaaggTATTTAAAATGACGAGGAAGGACATAAGAACGATAGATATGAATGGGAGTTAAGGAGAAGGGAAATTAAAGTCGCAAGGTCGTAATCGAGTCGCTAACGACTGACCTCGTAACGACTGTCGCGAAACGGGTGTTTCTTCTTGGTAACGTGAATTataccgatattattaatatttccataGAGTCGCTCGGGAAATGTTGTTCTGCTgttcgtaaaataataatggatgATAGGGAGCTAAACGTAGCGAGAGGAAATAACCTTCGTGTGTTATGCAGATAAAAAGTTCGATCGATTCTAAAATGAAATGTATCTATGGTGTGTTTTATTGATTAGGTGTCTGAACGTTGTCTATTAATCTTCGGAAACAACAaatttcatcaaatatttttatttgcctTCTCGAGCGACAGTTTTTGACAGATTTATGTAttttggggaaaaaaaaaaaaaaaaagaaaaaaagaaaaagctcaAGTTGATTGTTTATCGAGGGATAGTTACAAATATGCAAATAGATGTAGAgaaatttttacatacattTGTTTCTGATAAGAGacgatattttgtaaaatttgtttcattcactttttcgttcctttttcctcttttttattttatttattatttttttttttttttttttattaatagaacacgtttctataataatttaacattgAAAGCGACAGATAAACTGAATACAAATAAGTTGACCGGAGTCCCAACAATTTGCAGTTAAGTCGTACCACTCGCACTAAAGGTATTGACTAAAACTCGAAATTTGCGGTTCCGGCAAGAAAATTTACCATGTCTTTGCGAACGTTGCGCGAACGACCAAAGAGATATCGGTTCCGTGTCTTCGCTTTGCCTCTAACGAAGTAACTCAGCTACGTGTCTTGTTTTTCAAGACTAGTACTAACAGCCTTTACCACGTGATTCCTTACTTCCTTACGAATTTGATCGTTTTCCTAGATCAAAAGATATAGtcgaattaaatagaaaataaaaactttaatgCCTTTGTCGTTTACTTTGTTCGCTGACGTTAATactcatttaaaataaataccaaCGGTATGATTTACGTGTAACAATTACATTTCAAGATTTTCTTCGGATAATAAAAagtgttaattaataatatgacgAGAGAATAGAAGACATGaagaaatttcgattaaaGTTTGTTATTTCAAATGTCAAAATGACAGTTTTGACTTAATCTAAGAAAATACgtaattaaagaataaagacGAAGGAGTAAATTGAAGACGTATTTCgatatcgaagaaatattaaatcctTCGGGAACGATTTAAAGGAATGAGAAAAGTTACGAGCCATTCGATTTTCCAGTTCCCGTATTAGACATAACGGCAGTGGCCGGTTTCAAAGCGCAAATACCTTGCGATATCGAGCCACCGACGAAAGACGAGATGGTTATCATGGTCTTTTGGTACAAAGACGGGAAGGAAGGCGAGCCAATATACAGTGTGGATGCCCGCGGTAGAGCCGTAGGTCAAGCAAAGCTTTGGTCGGATCCATATGTATTTGGGGAAAGAGCGACTATGAGGACAAACGTGGTGCCAGCTGAACTCGAGATCGATCCTTTGCAATCGACCGATGGAGGAGTATATACATGTAGAGTGGACTTTAAGGATAGCCCAACGAAGAATCAGAAGATCAACCTCACCGTTATAGGTGAGCTTAATCGATCCTGTCCTTATCACTTCCTTTTCCACTTTTcttccaattttctttttcatacgaTATAGGTCAAGTGTTTTGTTATTCTTCGTGAAAATTACAAACTCATTAACCCGAAGAATTCGAAAAGACCgcgatatttcaaatatttcgtaGAGGGAAAGTAGAGGAAAGTTTAGAAGAAGTAGTCTATTTAACTGGAAGAAGGAAAGTTGCTAAGTCGAATGGATCTCATTAATGAAGCgtaaaagagaacgaagacgGGTCATCGCGTAACGAGTTTGACTAGCTTTCGGTTGGCGAAGGGCAACGcgatttcgaattaattaatcgaacgcAGTAACCGTTCAACAGGTGTTGACCTCATCTGCGGCTAGCcgcattttcattttctcgatTGGATCAGTCAAAGAGATGGCTAACTTTCCTTTCtagttttattaaaacgttGAATCAACCAATGTTATTATGAATCGAGATAGTTGTTTGAAGATTTCTCATTGTTGGTTAaactttactttttaatttcaacgctcactcttttatttaattgatttatatattgtatttccaGTTTGATTATATACCCGTGTGATTTTAAAAgggtttaaaaataaaatgcttCTGTAATTCTTCGTTAACCTGTTAGTtccatgaaaaaataaatatttttgttaaccTGACTGCGCCGATTAATCGTCGgcccttttttgtttttttttttttatcgaacaataGTGCCATCAAAGAAACCGGTGATCTACATGGGCTCGAGTAAAGTTCTGGCGAAGATATTACAACCCTTTAACGAGGGTAGCGAGATGACGCTATTGTGCGAGGTGATCGGAGGCACGCCACCACCGAGGGTCACATGGTATTTTGAAGGAAAATTACTCGACGATACGTACACGTTAGAGCATGGAGACGTTACTATAAATCGTTTGGATGTATCGCGAGTTACAAGGGATTTTTTAAGGGCTAGGTTGATTTGCAGAGCGAGCAATACACAACTTATGTCTCCGTTAACATCCGAGATTATTCTCGACGTTAATCGTgagtttttttaatatctctattGAATATCTTCTAGCTTGTAGAGTGTACAAATgattttcaagattttttatttgttttctatttttctatctttttttgtcttttttctatctttttttttttttttttttttttcctttttttttttttccagaatCATATGATTTGTAATTTCGTGCAATTCCGTGatatcttttgatatttttgcAGACTGGAATATCATTTTGAGAGACGAGTTAATATATtcgagttcttttttttattttagtaaaACCATTAATAGTGAAtataacaaacaaacgaaatcACATATCGGCATTAAGAACGTACGAAATAGAATGTGCGAGTTCTGGTTCAAGACCGGAAGCCATTATAACTTGGTGGAAAGGGACGCATCAAGTGAAACATATGGCTAGAAATGTGAGTGCAATTGCTATTAAACTTTTACGTGAAATATCAGACGTTATCTATATAACGAATATTGTTTCGTCTTATACGAGCTTAGATACTGAGTTCTTCATAGTTTGCAGATAGTCCGAACATAACGAGAAGTGTGCTGAGTTATGTTCCTACGATCGAGGACGAAGGAAAGTATTTGACTTGTCGTGCCGAAAATCCTGTTGTACCTGACAGTGCCTTGGAAGATAGATGGCGATTGCTCGTTCATTGtaagtgaaaataaattaatcattaaacgttgaatattaataaaatcgtcaacggtaagaaatattattatatcgttattaacttatattattattattattattattattaaatattattttatttttgtatcacTTTAGtgcgaatatatttataaatagagtaattcttttctttttcaattcgaCATAAGTGTTAATTGAGCGAACGGAGAAATGgagtggaaaaaaaatgtttatggttaagaatgatttatatgtgtatagaaTGAAATTGAATGGCGCATAAGATGATTTCACGCGAGGAGAAAATATTTGTGGGACATTGGAGTTCAGTGGGATCGATTTATCGCGTTTGCGGCTTACAGACGCTCCAGTGGTCACGATCAAATTGGGCTCGAGTTTGCGGGCGAACGATATAAACGAGGGTGACGACGTCTACTTCGAGTGCGACGTCCGGGCCAATCCAAAAGCTTACAAGTTGGCCTGGTTCAAGGACGGCAAAGAATTACATCAGAACGCGACAGCCGGGATCATACTTCCTGGTGGTAATTCTTTGGTTTTGCAGAGTGTAACTAGAAGTTCGGCTGGCGAGTATTCGTGCATGGCTACCAATCTTGAAGGAAAATCTACCAGTAGACCAGTTACTTTAGAAATAATGTGTAAGTTGATCattcaacaaaaatatttaaagcaataaaaagtgaacgttaattatttttatacgtataaattgatatctttatatttaatgactttttatataatattatttgaaatagtgAAGATTGTATTTAGATTTAGGGGAGATGAGTGGAATGATTTGAACGGcatataatcttattatttattataataataaatctcattctgattattattaatgatcgtTAATTGGATCGATCTAATCAAgatgaaaaaatgatttttttttaatattttagatgCCCCAATTTGCAAAGAAGGCTCATCAACACAAGTGGTAGGCGCGTTAAAGCACGAGACGATATCTCTCGTTTGCGGTGTACAATCGAAACCACCTCCTACGACCTTTCAATGGACGTTCAACAACTCCGGCGAGCTGATGAACGTGCCGGCGAACCGATTCACGCAGGTCAAACCGTTGAGCCTCGTCACGAGCCATTGGCACGGCTCCAGAATGAATTACACGCCGTCGAACGACATGGACTATGGGACGATAGCTTGCTGGGCGAGAAATCGTATAGGGCTGCAGAAAACGCCCTGTCTTTTTCAGATCATTGTAGCTGGGAAGCCATACCCACTGCAGaattgtacatacgtacaatcGACCGGAGCCTTCTCCTATCGAATGGGTAAGTGACCTGCTCTATCTTCCTATCATGTTGGCTACTAAgccaaatttatataaatcgatattttttcttacatgctagcgattaataattacccattattttcttatatttatcaatatggTTAAACATTTACgattaatt encodes:
- the LOC124949168 gene encoding hemicentin-2-like; amino-acid sequence: MFKRMLLLMSVFARFAVAEVVLGDVDEPIPVLDITAVAGFKAQIPCDIEPPTKDEMVIMVFWYKDGKEGEPIYSVDARGRAVGQAKLWSDPYVFGERATMRTNVVPAELEIDPLQSTDGGVYTCRVDFKDSPTKNQKINLTVIVPSKKPVIYMGSSKVLAKILQPFNEGSEMTLLCEVIGGTPPPRVTWYFEGKLLDDTYTLEHGDVTINRLDVSRVTRDFLRARLICRASNTQLMSPLTSEIILDVNLKPLIVNITNKRNHISALRTYEIECASSGSRPEAIITWWKGTHQVKHMARNFADSPNITRSVLSYVPTIEDEGKYLTCRAENPVVPDSALEDRWRLLVHYAPVVTIKLGSSLRANDINEGDDVYFECDVRANPKAYKLAWFKDGKELHQNATAGIILPGGNSLVLQSVTRSSAGEYSCMATNLEGKSTSRPVTLEIMYAPICKEGSSTQVVGALKHETISLVCGVQSKPPPTTFQWTFNNSGELMNVPANRFTQVKPLSLVTSHWHGSRMNYTPSNDMDYGTIACWARNRIGLQKTPCLFQIIVAGKPYPLQNCTYVQSTGAFSYRMGHEDFKATDPRDADWLIVRCSEGFDGGLPLTNYELEVYSEDNVYHVNTIYLNHTDRSTGPVFEVSGLEPGCNYRLHLYAVNAKGRSDPVVLEPVSLKGVAMYTTGRGTSEETTDYSLLVACFAGGITAVCILIFGITLTLYRRNHPMQGIKTLTEVVQYESKDNRMLATTTTMPGVAVATMTNNTTSKDIRDEFKERSSGMPTELPDDDPDLIPNKLLEQRPDIFEPNYAPSGANRTKDFGCLEELDFPSPSSVLRAKDSWIYPNGYVERGGSERSLSPARPSTLPVHRTHDIYTRSLRVQESCI